A stretch of the Pirellulales bacterium genome encodes the following:
- the guaB gene encoding IMP dehydrogenase, which produces MQDKLQYEGITFDDVLLEPRYSEVIPGECDVSTRLTRRIKLNIPLLSSPMDTVTESDMAIALAQEGGLGVIHKNMSIDMQTKEVDKVKRSANGIIFDPVTLPPDATVGKAREIMAQHNVSGLPITEPSGRLAGILTRRDLRFLEASDMRIAEVMTSQHLVTATGNVTLEEAEKILMANKVEKLLLVDENNRLTGLITIKDIDKMRRFPNACKDRQGRLRVGAAIGVHEYERAESLLSKDVDVLVVDSAHGHSTNVVETVRGIKQRWDIDVIAGNVATKEGCHDLIAAGADAVKVGIGPGSICTTRIISGVGVPQVTAVYQAAQAASAAGIPIVADGGIRYSGDMTKAIAAGAHSVMIGGLFAGLAESPGELILYQGRTFKIYRGMGSMGAMVKGSSERYRQGGGERGSEKFVPEGVEGRVPFKGSLSAFVYQLIGGLRAGMGYCGARGIEDLRRDARFIQVTAASVRESHPHDIAITQEAPNYSAQYSSGDSN; this is translated from the coding sequence ATGCAAGACAAGCTGCAGTACGAAGGGATTACGTTCGACGACGTCCTGCTCGAGCCGCGCTACAGCGAAGTGATTCCTGGTGAGTGTGATGTCTCGACCCGGCTCACGCGGCGCATCAAGCTGAACATCCCGCTGCTCTCGTCGCCCATGGACACGGTCACCGAGAGTGACATGGCGATCGCCCTGGCGCAAGAGGGCGGCCTGGGCGTCATTCATAAGAACATGTCGATCGACATGCAGACCAAAGAGGTCGACAAGGTCAAACGCAGCGCCAACGGCATCATCTTCGATCCGGTCACGCTGCCCCCCGACGCCACGGTGGGCAAGGCGCGCGAGATCATGGCCCAGCACAACGTCTCGGGCTTGCCGATCACCGAACCCTCGGGCCGGCTGGCCGGCATCCTGACCCGTCGCGACCTGCGCTTTCTCGAAGCTAGCGACATGCGTATCGCCGAGGTCATGACCAGCCAGCACCTGGTGACGGCCACGGGGAATGTGACGCTTGAGGAAGCTGAAAAGATCCTGATGGCAAATAAGGTCGAGAAACTTCTACTGGTTGACGAAAATAACAGACTAACCGGGCTGATTACGATCAAAGATATCGACAAGATGCGCCGGTTTCCGAATGCCTGCAAAGATAGGCAAGGCAGGCTACGGGTTGGCGCTGCTATCGGAGTTCACGAGTACGAGCGGGCCGAAAGCCTGCTCAGCAAAGATGTCGACGTGCTAGTGGTTGATAGTGCCCACGGCCATTCGACCAACGTGGTCGAAACCGTCCGCGGTATCAAACAACGTTGGGACATCGACGTCATTGCTGGAAACGTCGCTACCAAGGAGGGATGCCACGATCTGATCGCCGCGGGCGCGGATGCCGTCAAAGTCGGGATTGGTCCTGGGTCGATATGCACGACGCGGATCATCTCGGGCGTCGGTGTGCCGCAGGTCACGGCCGTGTATCAGGCTGCCCAGGCTGCTAGTGCCGCTGGCATACCGATCGTTGCCGATGGTGGCATCCGCTACTCGGGCGACATGACGAAAGCCATCGCTGCTGGCGCCCACTCGGTGATGATCGGCGGATTGTTCGCCGGCCTGGCCGAGAGCCCGGGCGAGTTGATCCTGTACCAGGGGCGAACTTTCAAAATTTATCGCGGCATGGGCTCGATGGGAGCCATGGTCAAAGGCTCGAGCGAGCGATACCGACAAGGTGGAGGAGAACGCGGCAGCGAAAAATTCGTGCCCGAAGGGGTCGAAGGACGTGTCCCCTTCAAAGGCAGCTTAAGCGCGTTCGTCTATCAATTGATCGGCGGACTGCGAGCCGGCATGGGTTACTGCGGCGCACGTGGGATCGAGGATTTGCGAAGGGATGCGCGATTTATCCAAGTCACAGCGGCTAGTGTGCGGGAGAGTCATCCTCATGACATTGCCATTACGCAGGAAGCACCGAACTACAGCGCCCAGTATTCGTCGGGCGATTCGAACTAG
- a CDS encoding PEP-CTERM sorting domain-containing protein has product MRQAVRIGILVLWGLFTIATGASGAVVAWSLAITDDADQPITGPLVVGQTFWLDVSILDLRTDLGPNAGALSAATDILFDSTKVAPTGSVQPGVAYPVPTMQRMTIPTPDDMRVGGSVVVTVNGPVGPPGVGPNLLDRIEMVATAAGPITFATQIPFAQSVFVEQYTFATIAPNVAPFPVADADIAGATLSMRVVPEPGTLLLAFIAAGGLALRFRKTSKCKVG; this is encoded by the coding sequence ATGCGTCAGGCAGTGAGAATTGGCATTTTGGTTCTTTGGGGGCTGTTCACAATCGCCACGGGGGCGTCCGGCGCTGTCGTCGCATGGTCGCTGGCGATCACAGACGACGCGGATCAGCCGATCACGGGACCGCTTGTCGTCGGTCAGACATTCTGGCTTGATGTTTCGATCCTGGATCTGAGGACTGACCTGGGACCCAACGCCGGCGCGCTGTCGGCCGCGACCGATATTCTGTTCGATTCGACAAAGGTCGCGCCCACCGGAAGCGTCCAGCCCGGAGTAGCCTATCCGGTGCCGACGATGCAAAGGATGACGATACCGACGCCCGATGACATGCGGGTCGGCGGTTCCGTTGTCGTCACAGTGAATGGCCCTGTTGGTCCACCGGGTGTGGGCCCCAATTTGTTGGACCGAATTGAAATGGTGGCAACGGCCGCGGGGCCGATCACGTTCGCGACGCAAATTCCCTTCGCTCAGAGCGTATTCGTCGAGCAATACACATTCGCCACGATCGCGCCGAATGTGGCGCCTTTCCCCGTGGCGGATGCGGATATCGCCGGAGCGACGCTCTCGATGCGCGTGGTGCCGGAGCCAGGGACGCTGTTGCTGGCGTTCATCGCGGCAGGCGGGCTCGCACTGCGTTTTCGAAAGACGTCAAAGTGCAAAGTGGGATAA
- a CDS encoding class I SAM-dependent methyltransferase, producing the protein MKLADVIPWGRSLDEYRAMFDLTATDLAGRILGCGDGPASFNAEATVLGHRIVSCDPIYSFTGAQIESRVHECYPGMIAQVKALPQNFRWDFFRDPDHLVDYRLTAMRRFLADFDRGRAEQRYIAAALPNLPFADRAFDVALCSHFLFLYSAHFDAEFHRQAIAEMLRVAREVRVFPLVDLDCRRSVHVAPVCEHLAAPGYRVDIRNVPYEFQQGGHEMLRVAAT; encoded by the coding sequence ATGAAGCTCGCCGACGTTATCCCGTGGGGACGATCGCTCGATGAGTATCGGGCGATGTTCGATTTGACCGCTACTGATTTAGCGGGCCGGATTCTCGGTTGCGGCGACGGCCCGGCCAGCTTCAACGCCGAGGCCACGGTGCTCGGCCATCGGATCGTTTCGTGCGATCCGATTTACTCCTTCACGGGCGCGCAAATCGAGTCGCGCGTTCACGAGTGCTATCCAGGAATGATTGCGCAGGTGAAAGCGCTCCCGCAGAACTTTCGCTGGGACTTTTTCCGCGATCCGGATCATCTGGTTGACTATCGCCTGACGGCGATGCGGCGATTTCTGGCCGATTTCGATCGTGGCCGCGCCGAGCAAAGGTACATCGCCGCGGCGCTGCCAAATTTGCCGTTTGCAGATCGTGCATTCGATGTGGCACTGTGTTCCCACTTTTTGTTCCTCTATTCGGCGCATTTCGACGCCGAGTTTCATCGCCAGGCGATTGCAGAGATGTTGCGGGTGGCCCGTGAGGTGCGAGTATTTCCGCTGGTGGACCTTGACTGTCGCCGCAGTGTGCATGTCGCGCCGGTCTGTGAGCATTTGGCTGCGCCCGGCTACCGCGTAGACATACGGAACGTGCCCTACGAGTTTCAGCAGGGTGGCCATGAAATGCTGCGAGTCGCGGCAACATGA
- a CDS encoding Gfo/Idh/MocA family oxidoreductase — MAKIGIGLVGSQFITTQHYEALQHVPDAEVLAVASPTIEHVRSFAEKRRIPRWFVDYREMYQMPEIQLVVLGLPNYLHCEAVVAAAEAGKHVVLEKPMAMNLAECDQMIEACRRANVKLIYAEELCFAPKYTRLKQLVDSGALGKPHLVKQMEKHSGPHTPWFYNTDLSGGGVALDMGCHAVEFFRWLLSGPDCANRPRATSVYAQMGTYMHCDKTRADDESLIVVEFENGCVGMAEESWAKLGGMDDRAEVYGSQGHAYADLLRGNSIHTYSERGYDYAVEKASQTSGWSFTIYEENWNYGFPQEMAHFVECVRDNKQPIVTGEDGRATLEIIMAAYASAGSGKKISLPFTTDAKKPIDLWRP; from the coding sequence ATGGCCAAGATCGGCATCGGCCTGGTCGGCAGTCAATTCATCACGACGCAGCATTACGAGGCTCTGCAGCACGTGCCGGATGCCGAGGTGCTAGCCGTGGCCTCGCCGACGATCGAGCATGTCCGCAGCTTTGCCGAGAAACGCCGCATCCCGCGCTGGTTCGTCGATTATCGCGAGATGTACCAGATGCCCGAGATCCAGCTCGTCGTTCTCGGACTGCCCAATTACTTGCACTGCGAGGCGGTCGTTGCCGCAGCCGAGGCTGGCAAGCACGTCGTTCTGGAAAAGCCGATGGCCATGAACCTGGCCGAATGCGATCAGATGATCGAGGCTTGCCGCCGCGCGAATGTGAAGCTGATCTACGCCGAGGAACTCTGCTTCGCCCCGAAGTACACGCGATTGAAGCAACTCGTCGATTCCGGGGCGCTGGGCAAGCCGCATCTTGTCAAGCAGATGGAAAAACATAGCGGGCCGCATACGCCTTGGTTTTATAACACCGATCTCAGCGGCGGTGGCGTCGCGCTCGACATGGGCTGCCACGCGGTGGAATTCTTCCGCTGGTTATTATCCGGCCCCGATTGTGCGAACCGACCCCGCGCCACGAGTGTCTACGCACAGATGGGTACGTACATGCATTGCGACAAGACGCGCGCCGATGACGAGTCGCTGATCGTTGTCGAGTTCGAAAACGGTTGCGTAGGAATGGCCGAGGAGAGTTGGGCCAAGCTCGGCGGCATGGACGATCGCGCCGAAGTCTACGGTTCGCAAGGGCATGCCTATGCCGACCTGCTGCGCGGCAACTCGATCCATACCTACTCCGAACGCGGCTACGATTATGCCGTGGAGAAAGCCAGCCAGACCAGTGGCTGGAGCTTCACGATCTACGAAGAAAACTGGAATTATGGTTTCCCGCAAGAGATGGCCCATTTCGTCGAGTGCGTGCGCGACAACAAGCAGCCGATTGTCACCGGCGAAGATGGCCGGGCCACGCTCGAAATTATCATGGCCGCGTACGCTTCGGCCGGCAGCGGCAAGAAAATCTCACTGCCGTTTACGACCGATGCAAAGAAGCCCATCGATTTATGGCGACCTTAG